One part of the Xanthocytophaga agilis genome encodes these proteins:
- a CDS encoding M15 family metallopeptidase, which translates to MAASLDVLTPEFKEKAQALLENCKLRGVVMRPNETLRSPFVQARYWRQSRTIEEIRKKINELKQKNALFLAHCLEVVGPQHGDHVTNAIPGLSWHQWGEAMDCFWVVNNEAVWSATEVVNGINGYMIYAGEAKKLGLDAGYFWKSFPDIPHVQLRKASNPAKVFDLLAINDAMEQTFGNTQP; encoded by the coding sequence ATGGCAGCCAGTCTGGATGTGCTCACCCCTGAGTTTAAAGAAAAAGCGCAGGCACTACTTGAGAACTGTAAACTTCGCGGAGTAGTCATGCGTCCCAATGAAACACTGCGCTCTCCTTTTGTGCAGGCAAGATATTGGAGACAGTCCCGAACCATCGAAGAAATCCGAAAGAAAATAAACGAGTTAAAGCAGAAAAATGCCTTGTTTCTGGCACATTGCCTGGAGGTCGTTGGACCTCAGCATGGGGATCATGTAACCAATGCTATTCCAGGTTTGTCGTGGCATCAGTGGGGAGAAGCGATGGATTGCTTCTGGGTAGTGAACAATGAGGCTGTATGGAGTGCCACAGAGGTAGTCAATGGTATCAATGGATATATGATCTATGCTGGCGAAGCCAAAAAGCTGGGACTGGATGCTGGGTATTTCTGGAAAAGTTTTCCGGATATACCGCATGTACAGTTACGTAAGGCATCTAATCCTGCCAAAGTATTTGACTTACTCGCCATTAACGATGCCATGGAGCAGACTTTCGGAAATACCCAGCCTTAG
- a CDS encoding transporter gives MRKTLLSTGGLLAVLLLTTQSIFAQTPSDGLMMARGTYCTALSYSKTSWTDYWEGTHKRSNTNLGTVSTQTYMIMGALGITDRLNVIAGLPYIQTKASASYLTGQKGFQDVSLWLKYRLVQQDILFGTFRAFVTGGVSAPTNNYNPDYLPLSLGLHSKTASARLVIDYRSRPGFYLTAEAGYTGRSNIHVDRDSYLYNHELYNTNEVKVPNMADGNVRLGFRNGRFQTDVYLERMAALSGDDIRYNDMPFPTNAMKATTIGWYGRLNIEQFGITAGLSKVLDGRNVGQSTGFSVGVLYAVRVFGHGGKCGKPLGMESAVENDTH, from the coding sequence ATGAGAAAAACTTTACTTTCTACAGGTGGCTTATTGGCTGTCCTGCTCTTAACCACACAGTCTATTTTTGCCCAAACGCCCTCGGATGGTCTGATGATGGCCCGCGGAACGTATTGTACAGCCCTTTCTTATTCTAAAACCAGTTGGACTGATTATTGGGAAGGTACACATAAGCGAAGCAATACCAATCTGGGAACAGTGAGTACTCAAACCTACATGATAATGGGGGCACTGGGAATCACAGATCGCCTGAATGTGATTGCTGGCTTGCCTTATATCCAGACCAAAGCCAGCGCCAGTTACCTGACAGGTCAGAAAGGATTTCAGGATGTATCGCTCTGGTTGAAATATCGTCTTGTTCAACAGGATATTTTGTTCGGTACTTTTCGTGCTTTTGTAACAGGAGGCGTTTCTGCTCCTACCAATAACTACAATCCGGATTATCTTCCTTTGAGTCTGGGTCTGCATAGCAAAACTGCTTCTGCAAGACTGGTGATAGATTATCGTTCCAGGCCGGGATTTTATTTGACGGCTGAAGCTGGATATACAGGTCGCAGCAATATTCATGTTGACCGGGATTCTTATCTGTATAATCACGAACTGTATAATACTAATGAAGTAAAGGTTCCGAATATGGCAGATGGAAATGTTCGCCTCGGATTCCGCAACGGACGCTTTCAAACAGATGTATACTTGGAGCGTATGGCTGCTCTGTCAGGTGATGACATCCGGTACAATGATATGCCTTTTCCAACCAATGCAATGAAGGCAACTACAATAGGCTGGTATGGCCGACTCAATATTGAGCAGTTTGGTATTACAGCTGGCCTTAGTAAAGTACTGGATGGCCGGAATGTAGGCCAGAGCACAGGCTTCTCTGTCGGCGTATTGTATGCTGTTCGTGTGTTTGGTCATGGTGGCAAATGTGGAAAGCCTCTGGGAATGGAATCAGCTGTAGAAAACGACACACACTAA
- a CDS encoding vanadium-dependent haloperoxidase — MKKNTHLSFIKTLAVALLFLVSNACDKSLDISDIKAYSASTTDPNGGNWKTFVIANGEEVAVAEPTDASSDAYKAELQSLKTLQGTLTGSQKNTVQYWGGGAVLRWNEIARELAAQYNVPPNYNPDGTYPVPDPTKPTELPRFPFANPPYTARAFALLSVAQYDALVATWNYKFKYNRQAPSKNDSSIETLLPLSDLPSYPSEDAVIAAASREVLKRLFPGEAEKIIQKAEEHKNSRLWAGTNVQSDIDAGEALGKAIGEMVMSKIAGKDGMSGANAQANFHLMREDATARGITAQWTSRDIPARPPMLPFYGNVKTWNFDAATKVSLRPEAPYALNSPEFKKDLDELRNISKNRTREQTRIAAYWADGVGSYTPPGHWNRKAAALIYEGKFNELRAARTMALLNTAVMDAGVCCWDTKFYYLTQRPSEVDPSVKTSTGIPNFPSYTSGHSTFSGAAATVLSYIFPDKEQELQAMATEASVSRIYGGIHYRIDCEVGLRCGKRIGEYAVNRGKSDGSGL; from the coding sequence ATGAAAAAGAATACACATCTCTCTTTTATAAAGACACTGGCAGTTGCATTGCTGTTTTTGGTTAGTAATGCCTGCGACAAATCATTAGACATTTCCGATATCAAGGCTTATTCCGCTTCAACAACAGATCCAAACGGAGGTAACTGGAAAACATTTGTAATTGCTAATGGTGAAGAAGTTGCTGTAGCTGAACCTACAGATGCAAGCTCTGATGCTTACAAAGCAGAATTACAAAGCTTAAAAACCCTTCAGGGAACATTAACAGGTTCTCAGAAAAATACTGTACAATACTGGGGTGGTGGTGCTGTGTTGCGCTGGAACGAAATTGCACGTGAACTCGCTGCTCAATATAATGTTCCTCCTAATTACAACCCGGATGGCACGTATCCTGTACCTGATCCTACCAAACCAACCGAGTTGCCCCGCTTTCCGTTTGCAAATCCTCCCTATACAGCACGGGCATTCGCTCTATTGAGTGTAGCTCAGTATGATGCATTGGTTGCTACCTGGAATTACAAGTTTAAATATAACCGTCAGGCTCCTTCTAAAAATGATTCGTCTATCGAGACATTATTGCCATTGTCTGATCTACCTTCTTATCCTTCAGAAGATGCTGTAATTGCAGCTGCCTCTCGGGAAGTATTGAAAAGGTTATTTCCTGGAGAAGCAGAGAAGATTATACAGAAAGCCGAAGAGCACAAAAATAGCCGTTTATGGGCGGGAACTAATGTACAAAGTGATATTGATGCAGGAGAAGCACTGGGAAAAGCAATTGGTGAAATGGTAATGAGTAAGATCGCTGGTAAAGATGGTATGAGTGGGGCCAATGCTCAGGCTAATTTTCATTTGATGAGAGAAGATGCCACTGCTCGTGGTATTACAGCTCAATGGACTAGTCGGGATATTCCGGCTCGCCCGCCTATGCTACCATTTTATGGTAATGTAAAAACCTGGAATTTTGATGCAGCTACTAAAGTATCTCTTCGTCCGGAAGCACCATATGCATTGAACAGTCCTGAATTTAAGAAAGATCTGGATGAATTGCGCAACATTTCAAAAAACAGAACCCGTGAACAAACCCGTATTGCTGCTTATTGGGCTGATGGTGTAGGTAGTTATACTCCTCCGGGACACTGGAATCGCAAAGCGGCTGCACTTATTTATGAAGGTAAATTCAATGAACTGAGAGCAGCACGTACAATGGCCTTATTAAACACAGCAGTAATGGATGCTGGCGTGTGTTGCTGGGATACAAAATTCTATTATTTGACACAGCGTCCTTCAGAAGTAGATCCTAGTGTGAAGACTTCAACAGGTATTCCTAACTTTCCTAGCTACACATCCGGGCACTCTACCTTTTCAGGTGCTGCTGCTACAGTGTTATCATACATATTCCCTGATAAAGAACAGGAGTTACAGGCAATGGCAACAGAAGCTTCTGTTTCCCGTATTTACGGTGGTATTCACTACCGTATTGATTGTGAAGTAGGATTACGGTGTGGAAAGCGGATTGGTGAATATGCTGTAAATCGTGGTAAAAGTGATGGCTCTGGTTTATAA
- a CDS encoding SDR family NAD(P)-dependent oxidoreductase has protein sequence MEKTNYNGALQTPLGSGFVKTSTSTDVIKGIDLTGKIAIVTGGYTGIGLETTKTLAAAGATVIVPARSLEKAQQNLAGITNVELEEMDLMDHTSIDRFAEKFLASGRALHLLIHNAGIMFVPLRRDSRGIESQLATNYLAPFQLTARLWSALKKANGARVVNVSSLGHQFAPFNFEDPNFENRTYETLAGYGQSKTALNLFSLELDNRARTHNVRAYALHPGNIMGTELAREASVETFQQLGLFDEKGEFLPEFAASLKTIPQGTVTTIWCATSPLLNTIGGVYCEDADIAELASDQEVSAGVKRYSLDEANAKQLWTLSEKLTGITFDVN, from the coding sequence GTGGAAAAGACTAATTATAATGGAGCACTACAAACACCACTAGGCTCTGGGTTTGTTAAGACTTCAACCTCAACAGATGTCATCAAAGGCATTGATCTGACAGGCAAAATTGCTATCGTAACAGGCGGTTATACAGGTATTGGTTTGGAAACTACAAAGACACTGGCAGCTGCAGGAGCTACAGTAATTGTACCTGCCAGAAGCCTGGAAAAAGCACAGCAAAATCTGGCAGGTATTACCAATGTAGAACTGGAAGAAATGGACTTAATGGACCATACTTCCATAGATCGTTTTGCTGAAAAATTTTTGGCGTCAGGCAGGGCATTGCATCTGCTTATCCACAATGCAGGAATTATGTTCGTTCCTTTACGCAGGGATAGCAGAGGCATAGAATCCCAATTAGCAACAAATTATCTGGCACCCTTTCAACTTACGGCAAGACTTTGGAGTGCACTGAAAAAAGCCAATGGGGCAAGAGTAGTGAATGTATCTTCTCTGGGACACCAGTTTGCACCGTTCAACTTTGAAGACCCAAATTTTGAAAACCGTACATATGAAACGTTAGCTGGGTATGGACAATCAAAAACAGCATTGAATCTGTTTTCTCTTGAATTGGACAATCGTGCCAGAACACATAATGTACGAGCTTATGCATTGCATCCAGGCAATATTATGGGAACAGAGCTGGCAAGAGAGGCATCGGTGGAAACATTTCAGCAACTTGGCTTATTTGACGAAAAAGGCGAATTTTTACCTGAATTTGCAGCTTCGCTCAAAACCATACCTCAAGGTACAGTAACAACCATCTGGTGTGCTACGAGCCCGTTACTGAATACCATAGGAGGTGTATATTGTGAGGATGCAGATATTGCTGAGTTAGCGTCAGACCAGGAAGTATCCGCAGGTGTAAAACGTTATTCATTAGACGAAGCCAACGCAAAACAATTGTGGACATTAAGTGAAAAGCTAACAGGCATTACATTTGACGTTAATTGA
- a CDS encoding helix-turn-helix domain-containing protein, translating into MQPEEESELLLQPDFTKFFMVKVESMFQRMKLPIPPTKAVAHSLLYLTEGEATMTIGSETYTIQAGECLIVAAGQIFSFSNPDVNKGYLCHFPDDFIVGRFSRKDLLKDFEFLRVWGNPRIQLDSKVSDYVHFLCKRIFTEYIGHGLNRVDILQPYFIALLCELNRSYQPVFSSIHTAALSLTHEFRELLFEHLKTMQLVTDYASLLNISPNHLNKAVKLITGKSPSRWIDEAIVLEAKALLSQSDLSVNEVAAEVGLLDASYFSRLFKRYAGMAPGQFRKMIEKSSN; encoded by the coding sequence ATGCAGCCTGAAGAGGAATCAGAGTTGCTCCTGCAACCTGATTTTACAAAATTCTTCATGGTGAAGGTAGAGAGTATGTTTCAACGAATGAAGCTACCTATACCACCTACCAAGGCAGTAGCACATTCATTGCTTTATCTTACCGAAGGTGAAGCTACTATGACTATTGGCAGTGAAACCTATACTATACAGGCTGGTGAATGTTTGATTGTAGCAGCAGGACAGATATTTTCGTTTTCTAATCCGGATGTAAATAAGGGATATCTATGTCACTTTCCGGATGACTTTATTGTGGGCAGATTTAGCCGGAAAGACCTGCTGAAAGATTTTGAGTTTTTGAGAGTATGGGGCAATCCTCGTATACAGCTTGACTCAAAGGTTTCTGACTATGTGCATTTTTTGTGTAAACGTATATTTACAGAGTATATAGGGCATGGATTGAATCGGGTAGATATTCTGCAACCTTACTTTATTGCTCTTCTCTGTGAGTTAAACCGATCCTATCAGCCTGTATTCAGTAGCATACACACAGCAGCACTTTCACTAACACACGAATTCCGTGAATTGCTGTTTGAGCATCTGAAGACAATGCAGTTAGTTACAGATTATGCCTCTCTATTAAATATTTCTCCTAATCATCTGAATAAGGCTGTAAAGCTGATTACAGGCAAGTCTCCTTCCCGCTGGATTGATGAAGCCATTGTACTGGAAGCAAAAGCATTGCTGAGTCAGAGTGATCTATCTGTGAATGAAGTAGCTGCCGAGGTAGGGTTACTGGATGCTTCCTATTTTAGTCGACTCTTTAAGCGATATGCGGGTATGGCTCCGGGGCAGTTTCGTAAAATGATTGAAAAGTCCTCTAATTAG
- the nirD gene encoding nitrite reductase small subunit NirD has product MYAKETETDVQKWFLACSAGDIPQDGGACVKYNDKQIAVFNFSRRNEWFATDNLCPHRQQMVLSRGMIGTQGDEPKVACPFHKKTFSLKTGECLSGDDCTITTYPVKVEDGFVYINVASL; this is encoded by the coding sequence ATGTACGCAAAGGAAACAGAAACAGATGTTCAGAAATGGTTTCTCGCTTGTTCGGCAGGAGACATTCCTCAGGATGGAGGAGCTTGTGTGAAATACAATGACAAGCAGATTGCAGTATTTAATTTCTCCCGGCGAAACGAATGGTTTGCTACGGATAATCTGTGTCCTCACAGACAACAAATGGTGCTTTCTCGGGGGATGATTGGTACTCAGGGGGATGAGCCTAAGGTAGCTTGTCCGTTTCATAAGAAAACGTTTTCTCTTAAAACCGGAGAATGTCTCTCTGGAGATGACTGTACCATAACGACTTATCCGGTAAAAGTTGAAGATGGATTTGTCTACATTAATGTTGCCTCTCTATAA
- a CDS encoding glucose 1-dehydrogenase encodes MSKLKNKVAIVTGASKGIGASIAEYFAAEGAKVVVNYASSKEGADKVVKAITDNGGTAVSIQGDVSKEADVARLFEETKNTFGTLDILVNNAGIYLYEPIEQISEETFHQQFNINVLGSLLTIQAAVKLFGDKKGNIINISSEAGKMPLPTGSIYSATKAALDAVTISLSKEFSGRNIRINSILPGVVETEGSRSAGFIGSEAETKLVANTPLGRSGKPDDIAKVAVFLASDDSGWITGEKISVSGGIYGL; translated from the coding sequence ATGAGCAAATTAAAAAACAAGGTAGCTATAGTTACAGGTGCGTCAAAGGGTATAGGAGCCTCTATTGCCGAATACTTTGCAGCAGAAGGTGCAAAAGTCGTGGTAAACTATGCGTCAAGCAAGGAAGGTGCAGATAAAGTTGTAAAAGCCATAACTGATAACGGCGGAACGGCAGTTTCCATACAAGGTGACGTATCGAAAGAAGCGGATGTAGCCAGATTGTTTGAAGAAACAAAAAATACGTTTGGCACATTGGATATTCTGGTAAACAATGCAGGCATTTATCTGTATGAACCCATTGAACAAATCTCAGAAGAGACTTTTCATCAGCAGTTCAATATTAACGTTCTGGGTTCTTTACTTACCATTCAGGCAGCTGTAAAACTGTTTGGCGATAAAAAAGGTAACATTATAAACATTAGTTCAGAAGCTGGTAAAATGCCTTTGCCAACGGGTTCAATCTATTCTGCGACCAAAGCAGCCCTGGATGCAGTTACCATTTCTCTCTCAAAAGAGTTTAGTGGACGAAACATTCGCATCAACTCTATTTTGCCAGGCGTTGTAGAAACCGAAGGATCACGTAGTGCAGGGTTTATCGGTAGTGAGGCAGAAACAAAATTAGTTGCCAATACTCCACTGGGTCGCTCTGGTAAACCAGATGATATCGCGAAAGTGGCTGTATTTCTGGCTTCCGATGACTCGGGATGGATTACAGGCGAAAAAATCTCAGTTTCAGGTGGTATCTATGGCTTGTAA
- a CDS encoding FAD-binding protein gives MIISRTGARKWVNRHESFTQNIEDLYDLADESTMDILADYNDVTAGIQQLMKQFIANGKRTRVLGGEWSWTKIAASDGILLNTKPLNLTFRISLNNVSPAYAKSPDDLYFAQCGVSIQELSTRLRRRKRSLKTSGASNGQTIAGALSTGTHGSAIDIGGVADYVVGLHLIVSPTRHIWLERRSYPVVSDVFVANLHAERVQDDALFNAALVSFGCFGFIHGVMIETVPLFLYESYRLSVPLDNTLYTLMESLSFANSFLPYGSERPYHFQVLVNQYDPNHKAYVTVMYKRDYEDNYIPPSMAVPGIGPGDDAPSFIGTISQALPAVVPILVNAVIGGSYKPYSKVFGTHAEMFSNTDLHGKVLSAAIGIPLSAVNQVRELLIDLNTHYGPFAGVLAFRFVKGTQATLGFTHFTTTCVVELDSVMSDETYRFYNKVWDELERQHIPHSFHWGKVLRLDHTRIRNMYGEEKIDNWIQARNTLMQDPESMRLFTNDVMVLWGLDEIRSTTPVTPVV, from the coding sequence ATGATTATCAGTCGTACAGGTGCCAGGAAATGGGTAAACCGGCATGAAAGCTTTACCCAGAATATAGAGGATCTCTATGATCTGGCTGATGAAAGTACTATGGATATCCTGGCTGATTACAATGATGTAACAGCAGGGATCCAGCAACTGATGAAGCAGTTTATTGCAAATGGCAAACGAACCCGTGTGCTGGGTGGAGAATGGTCATGGACTAAGATCGCGGCCAGTGATGGCATTTTATTGAATACCAAACCGCTGAACCTGACCTTTCGAATCAGCCTCAACAATGTATCACCTGCCTATGCCAAATCACCGGATGACCTCTATTTTGCGCAATGTGGGGTTTCAATACAGGAGTTAAGTACACGCCTCAGACGACGAAAACGGTCACTGAAAACATCTGGAGCCAGTAATGGCCAAACCATTGCTGGAGCCTTATCTACAGGGACACATGGGTCGGCTATTGATATAGGTGGGGTGGCAGACTATGTTGTAGGCCTGCATCTGATTGTAAGCCCTACACGGCATATCTGGCTGGAAAGACGTTCGTATCCGGTTGTGTCAGATGTTTTTGTGGCAAATTTGCATGCTGAGAGAGTACAGGACGATGCCTTATTTAATGCGGCTCTGGTTAGCTTCGGCTGTTTTGGATTTATTCATGGAGTAATGATAGAGACCGTACCCCTCTTTCTGTATGAATCCTATCGGCTCAGCGTACCTCTGGATAATACACTGTATACCTTGATGGAGTCACTCTCTTTTGCCAATTCCTTTTTGCCATACGGGAGTGAACGTCCGTATCATTTTCAGGTACTTGTCAACCAGTATGATCCTAACCACAAAGCCTATGTGACGGTTATGTATAAGCGAGACTATGAGGACAATTATATTCCACCATCCATGGCAGTGCCGGGTATAGGCCCTGGAGATGATGCACCTTCATTTATAGGAACAATCTCTCAGGCATTGCCTGCTGTGGTACCTATTTTGGTGAATGCGGTCATTGGAGGATCTTATAAGCCCTATAGTAAGGTATTTGGCACCCATGCGGAAATGTTTAGCAATACTGACCTACATGGTAAAGTATTAAGTGCTGCCATTGGCATACCTCTTTCTGCTGTGAATCAGGTAAGGGAGCTACTCATTGACCTCAATACTCATTATGGACCTTTTGCCGGAGTTTTGGCTTTCCGTTTTGTGAAAGGTACACAGGCTACACTGGGTTTTACTCATTTTACTACTACCTGTGTAGTAGAGTTGGATAGTGTTATGTCAGATGAGACATATCGGTTTTATAACAAGGTATGGGATGAATTGGAGCGACAGCATATACCACATTCTTTTCATTGGGGAAAAGTGTTGCGTCTGGATCATACACGAATCCGGAATATGTATGGCGAGGAAAAGATTGACAACTGGATACAGGCACGTAATACGCTGATGCAAGACCCGGAAAGTATGCGTTTGTTTACCAATGACGTGATGGTACTGTGGGGATTGGATGAAATCCGGTCAACTACCCCTGTAACTCCAGTTGTGTAA
- a CDS encoding helix-turn-helix domain-containing protein, protein MMECKVREEQQHKKEMMAVQDSMDVLNGKWKIAIISSICYYNKRRFSDILNDVAGISNKMLSKELKELELNELIKRTVLDTQPVTVQYELTEHGKSLQTIITNLTEWGIAHRKKITGK, encoded by the coding sequence ATGATGGAATGTAAAGTACGTGAAGAACAACAACACAAAAAGGAAATGATGGCTGTTCAGGATTCAATGGATGTACTGAATGGGAAATGGAAAATAGCGATTATATCCTCTATTTGCTATTACAACAAAAGGCGGTTTTCTGATATCCTGAATGATGTAGCTGGTATTTCTAATAAAATGTTGAGCAAGGAGTTGAAAGAATTGGAACTCAACGAATTGATTAAGAGGACGGTTTTAGATACACAGCCTGTGACAGTTCAGTATGAACTCACTGAACACGGAAAGTCATTGCAGACTATTATTACTAATCTTACCGAATGGGGGATTGCACACCGGAAGAAAATTACGGGGAAATAG
- a CDS encoding DUF3817 domain-containing protein, with translation MTSFINSKIGRLRLAGLLEGISLLLLIGIAVPAKHIYGNPALVKAIGPVHGMLFLWFVLNTLSVGVEQRWKFGTTTWKVLVACLIPFGTFYIDYTILRKIEVTSDIENTH, from the coding sequence ATGACATCGTTTATTAACTCAAAAATAGGCAGACTGCGGCTGGCTGGTTTGCTGGAAGGTATCTCATTATTGCTTCTGATAGGGATTGCTGTGCCTGCCAAACATATCTATGGCAATCCTGCTCTAGTAAAAGCTATAGGGCCTGTACATGGTATGTTGTTTCTATGGTTTGTGTTAAATACACTCAGTGTAGGGGTGGAGCAGCGTTGGAAGTTTGGCACAACTACCTGGAAAGTGTTGGTAGCATGTTTGATTCCGTTTGGAACATTTTATATTGATTATACTATACTACGTAAAATTGAGGTTACATCAGATATAGAAAATACTCACTAA
- a CDS encoding M57 family metalloprotease, which produces MKNAFLAALFGAVLLISCAREEDNVKPSTSSDDDLIGFISTSTGVEKSKIVYDATKKHFVLNGDVLVTRQDAEDRLKASKGGRTEHWRYNYLVSNTYVTNIKVYINPAVPSAWQTATRNALTQWNNINGTKLFFSEVTSSTSANIRVITGYEAASWVARAYLPTYNGRPGTPVEINTYYNSLPSGQKLFAMVHELGHTFGLLHTDQTSGVFITGTPTTDPNSVMNSYVLNWNGFTTGDVSAVQILYPQ; this is translated from the coding sequence ATGAAAAACGCATTTTTAGCAGCTCTTTTCGGAGCTGTGCTACTGATTTCCTGTGCCCGGGAAGAAGATAATGTTAAACCCAGTACTTCTTCTGATGACGACCTGATTGGATTTATTAGTACATCCACAGGTGTTGAGAAGAGTAAGATTGTCTATGATGCTACCAAAAAACACTTTGTTTTAAACGGAGATGTTTTGGTAACCCGTCAGGATGCAGAAGATCGTCTGAAAGCTAGTAAAGGTGGTCGTACAGAACATTGGCGATATAACTATCTGGTGAGCAATACATATGTAACTAACATCAAAGTATATATCAATCCAGCTGTACCCAGTGCGTGGCAAACAGCTACCCGCAATGCACTGACACAATGGAATAATATAAATGGGACTAAGCTCTTCTTTTCAGAGGTCACCAGCAGCACTTCTGCCAACATTAGGGTGATAACAGGATATGAGGCAGCTTCCTGGGTAGCCAGAGCTTATCTTCCTACATACAATGGAAGGCCTGGCACTCCAGTAGAAATCAATACCTACTATAATTCATTGCCTAGTGGACAAAAACTTTTTGCTATGGTGCATGAATTAGGACATACTTTTGGTTTGCTTCATACAGATCAAACCAGTGGTGTCTTTATCACAGGCACCCCAACTACAGATCCTAATTCGGTAATGAATTCATATGTATTAAACTGGAATGGATTCACAACAGGAGATGTCTCTGCTGTACAAATCCTGTATCCACAATAG